The Tepidisphaeraceae bacterium genome contains a region encoding:
- the pheS gene encoding phenylalanine--tRNA ligase subunit alpha yields the protein MSDVLAEIDSVFTTAHAELATVANAEQLETFRIKYLGTKGKVKDLMSLLGKAAPDQKRAVGQRVNAGKESLTAAFEEAKAKQSAGPATRVGIDVTEPGIKPEIGHRHVLMKTVDELVELFARMGFTVASGPEVEDEFHNFIALNIPANHPARDPLDNYYIQPFGTAEAAKNAGVSADPTAALLRTQTSTVQIRVMENQAPPIRVVIPGRVYRPDTHDDTHLSMFHQLEALVIDENVTMIDLKSTILQFVRAYFGQDTKLRLRPSFFPFTEPSAEVDVWFEDKQRWIELGGCGMVHPNVLKAVNIDPEKYSGWAFGFGIERIAMRKYGITNIRQFVENDLRFLRQF from the coding sequence ATGTCCGACGTGCTTGCCGAGATCGACTCAGTCTTCACCACCGCTCATGCCGAGTTGGCCACCGTTGCCAACGCCGAGCAGCTCGAGACGTTTCGCATCAAATACCTGGGCACGAAGGGGAAGGTAAAGGACCTGATGTCCCTGCTGGGCAAGGCCGCGCCGGACCAGAAACGGGCGGTGGGCCAGCGGGTAAACGCGGGCAAGGAATCCCTGACGGCCGCGTTCGAAGAGGCCAAGGCCAAGCAGTCGGCCGGGCCGGCGACGCGGGTGGGAATCGACGTTACCGAGCCCGGAATTAAGCCCGAAATCGGGCATCGCCACGTGCTGATGAAGACGGTGGACGAGCTCGTGGAGCTGTTCGCCCGCATGGGTTTCACCGTCGCCAGCGGGCCTGAGGTGGAGGACGAATTCCATAACTTCATCGCGCTGAACATCCCAGCCAATCACCCCGCTCGCGACCCGCTGGACAACTACTACATCCAGCCCTTCGGTACCGCGGAAGCTGCAAAAAATGCGGGTGTTTCCGCCGATCCGACCGCGGCCCTGCTGCGCACGCAGACGAGCACGGTGCAGATCCGCGTGATGGAAAACCAAGCTCCACCGATTCGGGTCGTCATTCCTGGCCGGGTCTATCGACCGGACACCCACGACGACACGCACTTGTCGATGTTCCACCAGCTGGAAGCGCTCGTGATCGACGAAAATGTGACGATGATCGACCTGAAGAGCACGATTCTCCAGTTCGTTCGCGCCTATTTCGGCCAGGACACCAAGCTCCGCCTGCGGCCCAGCTTTTTCCCATTCACCGAACCGTCGGCTGAGGTCGACGTGTGGTTCGAAGATAAGCAGCGCTGGATCGAGCTCGGCGGCTGCGGGATGGTGCATCCCAACGTGCTGAAGGCCGTCAATATCGACCCCGAAAAGTACAGCGGCTGGGCCTTCGGCTTTGGCATCGAACGCATCGCGATGCGCAAGTACGGCATCACGAACATCCGCCAGTTCGTCGAGAACGACCTGCGTTTCCTGCGGCAGTTTTAA
- the waaF gene encoding lipopolysaccharide heptosyltransferase II, with translation MYEPKRILVVQPSWVGDAVMATPTLRALRERFPDAHIAYLMKRYVKEMYTGMPWVDQIVTYRTGKTKKQAGRGKFFDIAARLRAGKFDLAVLLPNSFKSALVCKMAGIDRIVGYERDGRGFLLSDKLLPVKDKGKFVPSPIIRYYMGLAHYLGATGKNLKMELFVTDSERREADDVFARSGLEADLDRPGSRGQAPLILLNPGAQYGAAKLWKQEYFADLADRFIDDLGATVLISASPKERPIVEAIKQHMRRVPVDLSNKGMTLGSLKEIVRRCDLMVTNDTGPRHIAAAMDIPVVTVFGPTHPEWTEIYYAKERQVAVKVFCGPCQRKICPLDHRCMTRVTPSMVYDTSMALLRGGAGAGVTV, from the coding sequence ATGTACGAACCGAAACGAATCCTGGTGGTTCAACCCAGTTGGGTAGGCGATGCGGTGATGGCCACGCCGACGCTGCGCGCGTTGCGCGAGCGGTTTCCCGATGCGCACATCGCGTACCTGATGAAGCGGTACGTAAAAGAGATGTACACCGGCATGCCGTGGGTCGATCAGATCGTCACCTATCGCACGGGCAAGACGAAGAAGCAGGCCGGCCGTGGCAAGTTCTTCGACATCGCCGCTCGGTTGCGCGCCGGGAAGTTTGATTTGGCGGTGCTGCTGCCCAACTCGTTCAAGAGCGCGCTGGTCTGCAAGATGGCGGGCATCGACCGCATTGTGGGTTACGAGCGCGATGGGCGGGGCTTTTTGCTGTCGGACAAACTCCTGCCGGTGAAGGACAAGGGCAAGTTCGTGCCGTCGCCCATCATTCGGTATTACATGGGGTTAGCCCACTATTTGGGCGCGACCGGCAAGAACCTGAAGATGGAGTTGTTTGTCACGGATTCCGAGCGCCGCGAGGCCGACGACGTCTTCGCGCGCAGCGGCCTCGAGGCCGACCTGGACCGCCCGGGCTCTCGCGGTCAGGCGCCGCTCATCCTGCTGAATCCTGGCGCCCAGTACGGCGCCGCCAAGTTGTGGAAGCAGGAGTACTTCGCAGACCTGGCCGACCGGTTCATCGATGACTTGGGCGCCACGGTGCTGATCAGCGCCAGCCCCAAGGAACGGCCGATCGTCGAGGCGATCAAACAGCACATGCGGCGCGTGCCGGTGGACCTGAGCAACAAGGGGATGACGCTCGGGTCGCTGAAGGAGATCGTTCGACGCTGCGACCTGATGGTGACCAACGACACCGGCCCGCGGCACATCGCCGCCGCCATGGACATACCGGTTGTTACCGTCTTTGGCCCCACGCACCCGGAGTGGACGGAGATCTACTACGCCAAGGAACGCCAGGTGGCCGTGAAGGTCTTCTGCGGCCCGTGCCAGCGAAAGATATGCCCGCTGGACCACCGCTGCATGACGCGCGTGACACCCTCGATGGTCTACGACACGTCGATGGCGTTGCTCCGTGGCGGCGCCGGGGCGGGCGTGACGGTGTGA